In one window of Opitutus sp. GAS368 DNA:
- a CDS encoding ABC transporter ATP-binding protein, translating to MSAQTILKVERLTKTYATAAGPLTVLHEVSFELTTGGSCAIVGPSGSGKTTLLGLCAGLDQPSGGRVHLDGREIGGLDEDGRARVRNECVGFVFQNFQLIPTLTALENVLVPLELRGEAGGEAEARALLVRVGLGARLDHYPVKLSGGEQQRVALARAFINRPRILFCDEPTGNLDGDTAHAMVDLIFGLNRERGTTLVLVTHDLELAGRTQRIMRLRSGAVISDEKT from the coding sequence ATGAGTGCCCAAACTATCCTAAAAGTCGAGCGCCTGACCAAGACCTACGCGACCGCGGCCGGCCCGCTGACGGTCCTTCATGAAGTGTCGTTCGAGCTCACGACCGGGGGCAGCTGCGCCATTGTCGGCCCGTCGGGCAGCGGCAAGACCACGCTGCTGGGCCTGTGTGCGGGTCTCGACCAGCCCTCGGGCGGACGCGTGCACCTCGATGGCCGCGAGATCGGGGGGCTGGACGAGGACGGCCGGGCGCGCGTCCGCAACGAGTGCGTCGGTTTCGTGTTCCAGAATTTCCAGCTCATCCCGACCCTGACCGCGCTCGAGAACGTGCTGGTGCCGCTCGAGCTGCGCGGCGAGGCCGGCGGCGAGGCCGAGGCGCGGGCCCTGCTGGTGCGGGTGGGTCTGGGTGCGCGGCTGGACCACTATCCGGTGAAGCTTTCCGGCGGCGAGCAGCAGCGCGTGGCGCTGGCCCGGGCCTTCATCAACCGCCCGCGCATCCTCTTCTGCGACGAGCCGACCGGCAACCTCGACGGCGACACGGCGCACGCGATGGTGGACCTGATCTTCGGCCTCAACCGCGAGCGCGGCACGACGCTGGTGCTGGTGACGCATGACCTCGAGCTGGCCGGCCGGACCCAGCGCATCATGCGCCTGCGCAGCGGGGCGGTGATCTCCGACGAAAAGACTTAA
- a CDS encoding cbb3-type cytochrome c oxidase subunit II, with protein sequence MKNGLALFLGVFATLALSWTGLLLTAHRQIGGLGQFKDPADDSLHPAAMSGLAHQGLLVYQDLGCVTCHTQQVRQHGFGNDLNEGGRKWGERGSYARDYIRDATVLIGQNRLGPDLRNVGARLGDATPQEYAEWFYKLLYAPQSVAAGTNMPAHTFLFDVHPLAGRQPSAHALALPSKFSPGPGLEVVPTSRAVALVAYLQSLKDTYDYPTERSRNEPAKEGGH encoded by the coding sequence ATGAAAAACGGACTGGCCCTTTTCCTCGGCGTCTTCGCCACCCTCGCGCTTTCCTGGACCGGCCTGTTGCTGACCGCCCACCGGCAGATCGGCGGCCTCGGCCAGTTCAAGGACCCGGCGGATGACTCGCTGCATCCGGCGGCGATGTCCGGTCTGGCCCACCAGGGCCTCCTCGTTTACCAGGACCTCGGTTGCGTCACCTGCCACACCCAGCAGGTCCGCCAGCACGGTTTCGGCAACGATCTCAATGAGGGCGGCCGCAAGTGGGGCGAGCGCGGCAGCTACGCCCGCGACTACATCCGCGACGCCACCGTCCTGATCGGCCAGAACCGCCTCGGGCCCGACCTCCGCAATGTGGGCGCCCGGCTCGGTGACGCCACGCCCCAGGAATACGCCGAGTGGTTCTACAAGCTGCTCTACGCCCCGCAATCGGTCGCCGCCGGCACCAACATGCCGGCCCACACCTTCCTGTTCGACGTCCACCCGTTGGCCGGCCGCCAGCCCTCGGCCCACGCCCTGGCGCTGCCGTCCAAGTTCTCGCCCGGCCCCGGCCTCGAAGTGGTGCCCACGTCGCGCGCCGTCGCGCTGGTGGCCTATCTGCAAAGCTTGAAGGACACCTACGACTATCCCACCGAGCGCAGCCGGAATGAACCCGCCAAGGAGGGCGGCCACTAA
- a CDS encoding arylesterase: MGLNKSEFPPKGKSQTWRAVFLALGLVAGLGAAETKTVVFFGDSLTAGLGLESPDEAFPALIQQRLKATGQSWRVVNAGLSGETTAGGLRRLDWILKQPVDIFVLELGGNDGLRGISPESSRANLQAMITRIRERQPNVKLVLAGMQMPANMGPDYTRQFAAMYPDLARENHLTLIPFLLEGIGGVASLNQADGIHPTAAGHKIVADTVWRALQPLL, from the coding sequence ATGGGCCTGAACAAGAGTGAATTTCCCCCAAAGGGCAAAAGCCAAACATGGCGGGCGGTCTTTCTTGCCCTGGGGCTGGTCGCGGGCCTGGGGGCGGCGGAAACCAAGACCGTGGTATTTTTTGGCGACAGCCTGACGGCCGGCCTCGGACTGGAATCGCCCGACGAGGCCTTTCCCGCCCTGATCCAGCAGCGCTTGAAGGCAACCGGGCAGTCGTGGCGGGTCGTCAACGCCGGCCTGAGTGGTGAGACGACCGCGGGCGGCCTGCGCCGCTTGGACTGGATTTTGAAGCAGCCGGTGGACATCTTCGTGCTCGAGCTCGGCGGCAACGACGGGCTGCGCGGCATATCCCCGGAATCCTCGCGGGCCAACCTCCAGGCCATGATCACACGCATCCGGGAGCGCCAGCCAAACGTAAAGCTGGTCCTGGCGGGAATGCAGATGCCTGCGAACATGGGTCCTGACTACACCCGCCAGTTCGCCGCCATGTATCCCGATCTCGCCCGCGAGAACCACCTCACCCTCATTCCTTTTCTACTGGAAGGCATCGGCGGCGTGGCCAGCCTGAATCAGGCCGATGGCATCCATCCGACCGCCGCCGGCCACAAAATCGTCGCCGATACCGTCTGGCGCGCCTTGCAGCCGCTGCTATGA
- a CDS encoding ROK family protein has protein sequence MKVLGIDIGGSAFKGAPVDTKTGKLLAERLRVEIGAPCPTAQGLAAAREIARHFNWKGPIGIGFPGVIQHDRIGVVGNLGRNWENKDGAALFGRATGGRVRLSNDADAAGRAEMKFGAGKGHQGSVLMLTFGTGIGSALFYQGRLMPSIEFGHIPWKGKPIERFAAAAVKKRCGLTWRQWARRVNVFLAVAERICSPELIIIGGGVSKKSAKWFKYLKAKARIVPARMHNDAGIVGAALTWEQSAR, from the coding sequence ATGAAAGTCCTTGGCATCGATATCGGCGGTTCGGCCTTCAAGGGCGCCCCCGTGGACACGAAGACCGGCAAGCTGCTCGCGGAACGGCTCCGCGTGGAGATTGGTGCCCCGTGCCCGACGGCGCAGGGCTTGGCCGCCGCCCGGGAAATCGCGCGGCATTTCAATTGGAAAGGGCCGATCGGGATCGGCTTCCCGGGCGTCATCCAGCACGACCGCATCGGCGTGGTCGGCAACCTCGGAAGGAATTGGGAAAACAAAGACGGGGCGGCGCTGTTCGGGCGGGCGACCGGCGGCCGGGTGCGGCTGTCCAACGACGCCGATGCGGCCGGCCGGGCGGAGATGAAATTCGGGGCGGGGAAGGGCCACCAGGGTTCGGTGCTGATGCTGACCTTCGGCACGGGCATCGGCTCGGCGCTGTTTTACCAGGGGCGGTTGATGCCCAGCATCGAGTTCGGCCACATCCCGTGGAAGGGGAAGCCCATCGAGCGTTTCGCCGCGGCCGCCGTGAAGAAGCGGTGCGGGCTGACCTGGCGGCAATGGGCGCGGCGGGTGAACGTCTTTTTGGCGGTGGCCGAGCGCATCTGTTCGCCCGAGCTGATCATCATCGGCGGCGGCGTGAGCAAAAAATCCGCGAAGTGGTTCAAATACCTCAAGGCCAAGGCCCGGATCGTGCCGGCCCGGATGCATAACGACGCCGGGATTGTCGGGGCCGCGCTGACTTGGGAACAGTCCGCGCGCTGA
- a CDS encoding methylamine utilization protein, with translation MSLRLLFALSALAVAPLALAAPAELAVTVKGTKGEPVADAVVSLIPLDGAAIPPPVTAGEIAQQDQEFSTFVTVVQAGAKIVFPNRDKVQHHVYSLSKAKKFELPLYNPGQAESIVFETAGLVTLGCNIHDWMLAYIVVVPTPWFAKTNALGLATVAAPAGRYRLELWHPRLAGSVTQELTLAEADATKREFTLTLKPDRRIRRAGVTKSGGY, from the coding sequence ATGAGTCTCCGGCTCCTTTTTGCCCTGTCTGCCCTCGCCGTCGCACCGCTGGCCCTGGCCGCTCCGGCGGAGCTCGCGGTGACCGTCAAGGGAACCAAAGGCGAGCCGGTGGCCGATGCCGTCGTATCGTTGATCCCGCTGGACGGCGCGGCGATCCCCCCGCCCGTGACCGCCGGCGAAATCGCCCAGCAGGACCAGGAATTTTCGACCTTCGTGACCGTCGTGCAGGCGGGCGCCAAGATCGTCTTCCCCAACCGCGACAAGGTGCAGCACCATGTCTACTCCCTGTCCAAGGCCAAGAAATTCGAGCTGCCGCTCTACAATCCCGGCCAGGCCGAATCGATCGTCTTCGAGACCGCCGGCCTGGTGACGCTCGGCTGCAACATCCACGACTGGATGCTCGCTTACATCGTCGTGGTGCCGACGCCCTGGTTCGCGAAAACCAATGCCCTGGGCCTGGCCACCGTGGCCGCCCCCGCCGGCCGCTACCGCCTTGAGCTCTGGCATCCGCGTCTCGCCGGCAGCGTCACACAGGAGCTCACCCTGGCCGAGGCGGATGCCACCAAGCGCGAGTTCACGCTGACCCTGAAACCCGACCGCCGCATCCGGCGCGCCGGCGTCACCAAGTCGGGCGGCTACTGA
- a CDS encoding GxxExxY protein — protein sequence MKDLIYAEECYRIIGAGFEVYKDKGSGFLEAVFQECLELEFGLQQIAYAAQRPLALSYKGHALRQSYVADFVCYDKIIVELKAVEKLADEHRAQLLNYLNATGLRLGLLINFGHHPKLEWERMVL from the coding sequence ATGAAAGACCTGATCTATGCTGAAGAATGTTATAGAATAATTGGAGCCGGGTTTGAGGTTTATAAAGACAAGGGCAGTGGTTTTTTGGAAGCGGTATTCCAGGAATGTCTGGAACTGGAGTTCGGGTTACAACAGATCGCCTATGCGGCGCAGCGGCCACTGGCTCTTAGCTACAAAGGGCATGCCCTCCGCCAGTCTTACGTCGCAGATTTTGTTTGTTACGACAAAATCATAGTCGAACTGAAGGCGGTTGAGAAACTGGCCGACGAACATCGGGCGCAGCTGTTGAATTATCTGAACGCCACCGGTCTTCGACTTGGTCTGTTGATCAACTTTGGCCACCACCCGAAGTTGGAATGGGAGCGAATGGTGCTATGA
- a CDS encoding adenylate/guanylate cyclase domain-containing protein, whose protein sequence is MAFRVFRFRSFSRQLMLLLAGLIAVVQVAVYLLVTRANESNARKHIEQNLQIGANIFRQNLSERIDYLAGSAKIMSGDYAIKPLLMQSSVDKSTLRSVLLSYIDRVKAPVITIFSPEGDLLAGTDEVLGTENVGPFRYLIRQATTGDMEQASGYSYLGGKLHVLVVVPLYAPYPNVGAWFGLAYPIDTAFANAIKKTTLLDVTFTSNPDEPNPRVLSTTLNRAMAEAIARHATTKQEAAADSEMLTLGGEPYVTLFQSWDLLGEAPVRIALQRSLNAELAPARELENIVLLISLAALAAATIAALWIARGVSQPLQQLAGHTKLVAAGDYTRRIELPREDEIGQLATAFNHMTAGLAERDKVRDLLGKVVSPEIAAQLLQSDLQLGGEEREVTILFCDLRDFTTLSEKLPPTDVLALLNRYLDRMSTIIEQHGGVIDKYIGDAIMALFGAPVATPEAPERAIAAARDMARALDLLNCELDAEGKPTLAFGIGINTARVVAGNMGSKTRLNYTVLGDGVNLASRLEGLTKDPAYATPIIVSEATLAAMKVRLPARELGEVKVKGKAQAVKIFALSAKGESMPPYGTA, encoded by the coding sequence GTGGCTTTCCGCGTCTTCCGCTTCCGCAGCTTCAGCCGGCAGTTGATGCTGCTTCTGGCCGGGTTGATCGCCGTGGTGCAGGTCGCCGTCTACCTGCTCGTGACGCGCGCCAACGAGAGCAACGCCCGCAAGCACATCGAGCAGAACCTGCAGATCGGCGCGAATATCTTCCGGCAAAACCTGAGCGAGCGCATCGATTACCTCGCCGGCAGCGCCAAGATCATGAGCGGCGACTATGCCATCAAACCGCTGCTGATGCAGAGCTCGGTCGACAAGAGCACGCTGCGCTCGGTCCTGCTCAGCTACATCGACCGGGTTAAGGCGCCGGTCATCACCATCTTTTCCCCCGAAGGCGACCTGCTGGCCGGGACCGATGAGGTGCTGGGCACGGAGAACGTCGGGCCCTTCCGCTACCTCATCCGCCAGGCCACCACCGGCGACATGGAGCAGGCCAGCGGTTACTCCTACCTCGGCGGCAAACTGCACGTGCTGGTCGTCGTGCCCCTCTACGCACCCTACCCCAATGTCGGCGCTTGGTTCGGCCTCGCCTACCCGATCGACACCGCCTTCGCCAACGCCATCAAGAAAACAACCCTGCTGGACGTGACCTTCACCTCCAATCCCGACGAGCCGAACCCGCGGGTGCTGTCCACCACGCTCAATCGCGCCATGGCGGAGGCCATCGCCCGGCACGCCACGACCAAGCAGGAGGCCGCCGCCGACAGCGAGATGCTCACCCTGGGCGGCGAGCCCTATGTCACGCTGTTCCAGTCCTGGGATCTGCTCGGCGAAGCCCCTGTTCGTATCGCGTTGCAACGTTCGTTGAACGCCGAGCTGGCCCCGGCCCGCGAACTCGAGAACATCGTGCTGCTCATCTCGCTGGCCGCGCTGGCCGCCGCCACCATCGCCGCGCTGTGGATCGCCCGCGGCGTCAGCCAGCCGCTCCAGCAGCTGGCCGGCCACACCAAGCTGGTCGCCGCCGGCGACTACACCCGGCGCATCGAGCTCCCGCGCGAGGACGAGATCGGCCAGCTGGCCACGGCCTTCAACCACATGACCGCCGGTCTCGCCGAGCGCGACAAGGTGCGCGACCTGCTCGGCAAGGTCGTGTCCCCCGAGATCGCCGCCCAGCTCCTCCAGTCGGACCTCCAACTCGGCGGCGAGGAACGCGAGGTCACCATCCTGTTTTGCGACCTGCGCGACTTCACCACCCTGAGCGAGAAACTGCCGCCCACGGACGTGCTGGCCCTGCTCAACCGCTACCTCGACCGCATGAGCACGATCATCGAACAGCACGGCGGCGTGATCGACAAATACATCGGCGATGCGATCATGGCTCTCTTCGGCGCACCCGTGGCCACGCCTGAGGCGCCCGAGCGGGCGATCGCCGCCGCGCGTGACATGGCCCGGGCCCTGGACCTCCTCAATTGCGAGCTGGACGCGGAAGGCAAGCCCACCCTCGCCTTCGGCATCGGCATCAACACCGCGCGCGTCGTCGCCGGCAACATGGGCTCCAAGACCCGCCTCAACTACACGGTCCTTGGCGACGGCGTGAACCTCGCCTCCCGGTTGGAGGGCCTGACCAAGGACCCGGCTTACGCCACCCCGATCATCGTCAGCGAAGCCACCCTCGCCGCCATGAAGGTGCGGCTGCCGGCCCGCGAACTCGGCGAGGTCAAGGTGAAGGGCAAGGCCCAGGCCGTGAAAATCTTCGCCCTGTCGGCCAAGGGCGAATCGATGCCGCCTTACGGGACTGCTTAA
- a CDS encoding peptidylprolyl isomerase produces the protein MVAPRLLTFHYTLRDAGGRVLDTSRGGEPMPFLEGAGQIIEGLEEPLRAMTAGETRTVVVPPERAYGVREAELVQKVPKARLPVDDIKVGDQFQTGPDRQAPVVTVVAIEGDEVMLDANHPLAGQELHFEVELVAVRAATPAELQQVRNPT, from the coding sequence ATGGTCGCTCCCCGCCTGCTCACCTTTCATTACACCCTGCGCGATGCGGGCGGCCGGGTGCTCGATACCTCCCGTGGCGGCGAGCCGATGCCGTTCCTGGAGGGCGCGGGCCAGATCATCGAGGGCCTGGAGGAGCCGTTGCGGGCAATGACTGCCGGCGAGACGCGCACCGTCGTGGTGCCGCCGGAGCGCGCCTACGGCGTGCGTGAGGCCGAGCTGGTGCAAAAGGTGCCCAAGGCGCGGCTGCCCGTGGACGATATCAAGGTGGGCGACCAGTTCCAGACCGGGCCGGACCGGCAGGCGCCCGTGGTCACGGTGGTGGCCATCGAGGGCGACGAGGTGATGCTGGACGCGAATCACCCGCTGGCGGGGCAGGAACTGCATTTCGAAGTCGAGCTGGTGGCGGTGCGGGCGGCCACACCCGCGGAGTTGCAACAGGTCCGCAATCCCACCTAG
- a CDS encoding thioesterase family protein, which produces MPSEFSLTRQVEFHETDMAGIMHFANFFRWMETCETAFYRSLGLPLISFVPGKVVGWPRVNVSCAYRAPLRFNDTVVVKLFVKKLTTRSVTYVFQFRKDGALCATGEVTAVCVTGDAGSGMVAQPIPADVRAQLQEASEAAWS; this is translated from the coding sequence ATGCCCTCCGAGTTCAGCCTTACCCGCCAGGTCGAGTTTCATGAAACCGACATGGCCGGCATCATGCACTTCGCCAATTTCTTCCGCTGGATGGAAACCTGCGAGACCGCCTTCTACCGCTCACTGGGCCTGCCGCTGATCTCCTTTGTGCCGGGCAAGGTGGTCGGCTGGCCGCGGGTGAATGTCAGCTGCGCCTACCGGGCCCCGCTGCGCTTCAACGACACCGTGGTCGTGAAGCTCTTCGTGAAGAAGCTCACCACGCGCTCCGTGACCTATGTCTTCCAGTTTCGGAAGGACGGGGCGCTGTGCGCCACCGGCGAGGTGACGGCGGTGTGCGTGACCGGCGACGCCGGGAGCGGGATGGTGGCCCAGCCGATCCCGGCTGACGTCCGGGCGCAGTTGCAGGAAGCTTCGGAAGCGGCGTGGTCTTGA
- a CDS encoding ABC transporter permease translates to MNFILQMAWRDTRASRRRLLLYSLSIVLGVAALIGISSLGDSLRAAVDSQAKGLLGADLSATARQDFSAKALARFRAAGGELATGVATTTMATFGNGSPRLVQLTAVEGGFPFYGEVETAPADAFALLADGHSAIVEETALAQAGAAVGGEIKLGGITFTVVGALKKYPGQSPFASMFAPRVQVSKAALEATNLLRKGSFSQHTVYLKLPPATDAKELEKKLRADLRGERLNFATAEERKEQIGDALQNVFSFTSLVGFLALFLGAVGVASAMHVFIRQRLATVAILRCLGTSARTSFSIYLVQGLGLGLVGSALGTGLGLSLQFVLPFLLQKFLPYHLEFAISWSAVLKGVSAGVGVSALFTLLPLLEVRRVSPLHVLRSGYEDDSRPDPLRWLIYVAIGCSVFGFATLQTGYWQAGLAFSAAMGVSFAVLAGAAHGLIWLARRLRTGWLPYTWRQGVANVHRPNNRTLLLMMSLGLGTFMLLTLLLVRAGLLEQLQGMGSGDRPNLMFFDVQADQIDQLVAIAKREGVPLTKTSPIITMRLSALKGRTAEEIAADKTSSLPNWALRREYRSTYRTALDDAEKLLEGSFVGQVPADGPARVPVSVEQGIAKDLQLKLGDELDFNVQGVTVKAVIGSIRQVEWRRMQTNFFFVFPQGPLDSAPATFAAAAKASSPEDTARLQRAVAKELANVSAIDLGFVLRLLDGIFTKIAWAISFLASFTVITGLVVLVSAVLMGRHQRVREAVLLRTLGAQRTQLRQIMLAEYAVLGLLAAATGGGLAVAANGLLARFLFKVSPVPPLPLLAGAVAAVTALTIITGWLANRGVSNHPPLAVLREET, encoded by the coding sequence ATGAATTTCATCCTCCAGATGGCCTGGCGGGACACGCGGGCGAGCCGGCGCCGCCTGCTGCTTTATTCCCTGTCCATCGTGCTCGGGGTGGCGGCGCTCATCGGCATCAGCTCGCTCGGCGACAGCCTGCGCGCCGCGGTGGACTCGCAGGCCAAGGGCCTGCTCGGGGCCGACCTGTCGGCCACGGCTCGGCAGGATTTTTCCGCCAAGGCGCTCGCCCGGTTCCGCGCCGCCGGCGGGGAGCTGGCGACCGGCGTCGCCACCACCACCATGGCGACTTTTGGCAACGGCTCGCCCCGGCTCGTCCAGCTGACCGCAGTGGAAGGCGGGTTTCCATTCTACGGCGAGGTGGAGACGGCGCCCGCGGATGCCTTTGCGCTGCTGGCCGACGGCCACAGCGCCATTGTCGAGGAGACGGCCCTGGCCCAGGCCGGGGCCGCGGTCGGCGGGGAGATCAAGCTCGGCGGCATCACCTTCACGGTGGTCGGTGCACTGAAGAAATACCCGGGCCAGTCGCCGTTCGCCTCGATGTTCGCCCCGCGGGTGCAGGTGTCCAAGGCGGCGCTGGAGGCCACGAACCTGCTCCGCAAGGGCAGTTTCTCGCAACACACCGTCTACCTGAAGCTCCCGCCGGCGACCGACGCGAAGGAGCTGGAAAAGAAGCTCCGCGCAGACCTGCGCGGGGAACGCCTGAATTTTGCCACGGCGGAGGAACGCAAGGAGCAGATCGGCGACGCGTTGCAGAACGTCTTTTCGTTCACGAGCCTCGTGGGTTTCCTCGCGCTGTTCCTCGGCGCGGTCGGCGTGGCGAGCGCCATGCACGTGTTCATCCGCCAGCGGCTGGCGACCGTGGCGATCCTGCGCTGCCTCGGCACGAGCGCCCGGACGAGTTTCTCGATCTACCTCGTGCAGGGCCTCGGGTTGGGCCTGGTCGGCAGTGCGCTCGGGACGGGGCTGGGCCTGAGCCTGCAATTCGTGCTGCCGTTCCTGCTGCAGAAATTCCTGCCCTACCATCTGGAGTTCGCCATTTCCTGGTCGGCGGTCCTGAAGGGCGTGAGTGCCGGGGTGGGGGTGAGCGCGTTGTTCACGCTGCTGCCGTTGCTCGAGGTGCGGCGCGTGTCGCCGTTGCACGTGCTGCGCTCGGGGTATGAGGATGACAGTCGCCCCGACCCGCTGCGCTGGCTGATTTATGTGGCGATCGGTTGTTCGGTGTTCGGCTTTGCCACGCTGCAGACCGGTTACTGGCAGGCCGGACTCGCCTTCAGCGCGGCGATGGGGGTGAGCTTTGCCGTCCTCGCCGGTGCGGCGCACGGCCTCATCTGGCTGGCGCGGCGGCTGCGGACCGGCTGGCTGCCCTATACCTGGCGGCAGGGGGTCGCCAATGTGCACCGGCCCAACAACCGGACGCTGCTGCTCATGATGTCGCTCGGCCTCGGCACCTTCATGCTGCTCACGCTCCTGCTCGTGCGGGCGGGCCTGCTGGAGCAGCTGCAGGGCATGGGCAGCGGGGACCGGCCGAACCTGATGTTCTTCGACGTGCAGGCCGACCAGATCGACCAGCTGGTGGCGATCGCCAAGCGCGAGGGCGTGCCGCTGACGAAAACCTCGCCCATCATCACGATGCGGCTGAGCGCCCTGAAGGGCCGCACGGCGGAGGAAATCGCCGCGGACAAGACCAGCAGCCTCCCGAATTGGGCGCTGCGCCGCGAATACCGCTCGACCTATCGCACCGCGCTCGACGACGCCGAGAAGTTGCTCGAAGGCAGCTTCGTCGGGCAGGTGCCGGCCGACGGCCCGGCGCGCGTGCCCGTTTCCGTCGAGCAGGGCATCGCGAAGGACCTGCAGCTGAAGCTCGGCGACGAACTGGACTTTAATGTGCAGGGCGTGACGGTCAAGGCGGTCATCGGCAGCATCCGACAGGTCGAGTGGCGGCGCATGCAGACGAATTTCTTCTTCGTGTTCCCGCAGGGCCCGCTGGACAGCGCCCCGGCGACGTTCGCCGCGGCGGCCAAGGCCAGCAGTCCCGAGGACACGGCGCGCCTGCAGCGCGCGGTGGCGAAGGAGCTGGCGAACGTGTCGGCGATCGACCTGGGCTTCGTGCTGCGTTTGCTCGACGGGATTTTCACGAAGATCGCGTGGGCGATCTCGTTCCTCGCCAGTTTCACAGTCATCACGGGCCTCGTGGTGCTCGTCAGCGCGGTGCTGATGGGCCGGCACCAGCGGGTGCGCGAGGCGGTGTTGCTGCGGACCCTCGGGGCGCAGCGCACCCAGCTGCGGCAGATCATGTTGGCGGAATACGCCGTGCTCGGCCTGCTGGCCGCCGCGACCGGCGGCGGGCTGGCGGTGGCCGCGAACGGCCTGCTGGCCAGGTTTCTCTTCAAGGTCTCCCCGGTGCCACCGTTGCCCCTGCTGGCCGGCGCGGTGGCGGCGGTGACGGCGCTGACCATCATTACGGGCTGGCTCGCCAACCGCGGAGTGAGCAATCATCCGCCGCTCGCCGTCCTGCGCGAAGAGACCTGA
- a CDS encoding DUF4412 domain-containing protein has protein sequence MKLLSRLLAVGALLSAVQMFAADTFEGKVSLAITADQGRAMNLDYSLKGQKIRMDMNAEGHEVATIMDLGKMEMLMLMAEQHMYMVMPMKKPIEQALEKQGAGSADVEVTGKTETILGYKCNQILVKDKGAVTEVWAAEGLGAFMGLGGGGGGMFGGGRRGGGANAAKWEEALKGKGGFPLRVISRDAAGKQTFKMEATKIEPGSLGDSLFSPPAGYQKFSMPDMGGMFKPGGE, from the coding sequence ATGAAACTCCTATCCCGACTTCTCGCCGTGGGCGCGCTGCTCAGCGCCGTCCAGATGTTCGCCGCCGATACCTTCGAGGGCAAGGTCAGCCTCGCGATCACCGCCGACCAGGGCCGCGCCATGAACCTGGACTACTCGCTCAAGGGCCAGAAGATCCGCATGGATATGAACGCCGAGGGCCATGAGGTCGCGACGATCATGGACCTGGGCAAGATGGAGATGCTCATGCTCATGGCGGAGCAGCACATGTATATGGTCATGCCGATGAAGAAACCCATCGAGCAGGCCCTGGAGAAGCAGGGCGCGGGCTCCGCGGACGTCGAGGTCACCGGCAAAACCGAGACCATCCTCGGCTACAAGTGCAACCAGATCCTCGTGAAGGACAAGGGCGCGGTCACCGAGGTGTGGGCCGCGGAAGGCCTCGGCGCCTTCATGGGCCTCGGCGGCGGTGGCGGCGGTATGTTTGGCGGTGGCCGGCGCGGTGGCGGCGCCAATGCCGCCAAGTGGGAGGAGGCCCTCAAGGGCAAGGGCGGCTTTCCGCTGCGGGTGATCTCGCGCGACGCCGCGGGCAAACAGACCTTCAAGATGGAGGCCACCAAGATCGAACCCGGCTCCCTGGGCGATTCGCTATTCAGCCCGCCCGCCGGCTATCAGAAATTCTCGATGCCGGACATGGGCGGCATGTTCAAGCCGGGCGGAGAGTAA
- a CDS encoding cytochrome c: MSANDSNFRAEQAGASDESIQQVHARLQTTKPEKTDGYSKLPLVLLGLMCSAIFFGSIYLAHYSLRFDPLVYSEHASREKPGAVKIVPLTRAQLGKKVFDATCITCHQANGLGVPGQYPPLAGSEWAQGNEERVIRIVLHGLNGPITVEGKEFNNVMAPLGAALKDEQIANALSYVRSSWGNKAPEVQPETVAKVRADTASRSGYWTAAELQKIGN, translated from the coding sequence ATGAGCGCGAACGATTCCAATTTCCGCGCGGAGCAGGCCGGCGCCAGCGACGAGAGCATCCAGCAGGTCCACGCCCGGCTGCAGACGACCAAGCCCGAGAAGACCGACGGTTATTCCAAGCTGCCGCTCGTGCTGCTCGGCCTGATGTGCTCGGCCATTTTCTTCGGCTCGATCTACCTCGCGCACTATTCGCTCCGCTTCGACCCGCTCGTCTACAGCGAGCACGCCAGCCGCGAGAAGCCGGGTGCCGTCAAGATCGTTCCGCTCACCCGCGCCCAGCTGGGCAAGAAGGTCTTCGACGCCACCTGCATCACCTGCCACCAGGCCAACGGCCTCGGGGTTCCCGGCCAGTATCCGCCGCTGGCGGGCTCCGAGTGGGCCCAGGGCAACGAGGAACGCGTCATCCGCATCGTGCTCCACGGCCTCAACGGCCCGATCACGGTCGAGGGCAAGGAATTCAACAACGTCATGGCCCCGCTCGGGGCGGCCTTGAAGGACGAGCAGATTGCCAACGCGCTTTCCTATGTGCGCTCCTCCTGGGGCAACAAGGCCCCCGAGGTGCAGCCCGAGACCGTCGCCAAGGTCCGCGCCGACACCGCCAGCCGCAGCGGCTACTGGACCGCCGCCGAACTGCAGAAGATCGGCAACTGA